A stretch of Henckelia pumila isolate YLH828 chromosome 4, ASM3356847v2, whole genome shotgun sequence DNA encodes these proteins:
- the LOC140867709 gene encoding protein DETOXIFICATION 33-like — MVENKETQHLLHKMEPKSLEIETRKEFDPPSDARKMGSSRIWDESKMMWEIAAPAIITSVAQFSLGFVTIAFVGHIGELELAAVSVVQNVLEGFVFGIMLGMGSALETLCGQAVGAEQYDTLGIYLQRSCIITLVSALFLSPLYIFTSPILKLLRQDENISKLAGKYALWVIPQLFAYALNFPLQKFLQAQSKIWVMSVISLVVLVFHVILNWIFVTKLGMGLLGAAFAENVSWWLVVLAQIGYVVCGFFPESWTGFSSSAFKSLFSFLKLSLASAVMLCLELWYYTLVILMVGWLKNPEIAVDAISICMNLEIWTLMFTLGFNAAVSIRVSNELGANHPKAAKFSVIVCVITSTVFGCIFTAAILATKNVYPLIFSNKKEVIEETSKLGYFLAATIFLNSIQPVLHGVAVGAGWQSSVALINVGCYYLFGLPFGALLGYKFKQGVKGIWLGMLAGCLLQTIILILYVLRANWSREAMKAEARLKSYSESSLPQPEKAQGGMMVED, encoded by the exons ATGGTGGAAAACAAAGAAACCCAGCATTTGCTGCACAAGATGGAGCCAAAATCCTTAGAGATTGAGACGAGGAAAGAATTCGATCCTCCCAGTGATGCCAGAAAAATGGGTTCATCAAGAATATGGGACGAGTCGAAGATGATGTGGGAGATTGCGGCGCCGGCTATCATCACTTCCGTTGCGCAGTTTTCTCTCGGATTTGTGACCATTGCATTCGTGGGCCACATTGGAGAGCTCGAACTGGCTGCTGTCTCGGTTGTGCAGAATGTTCTTGAGGGATTTGTGTTCGGCATAATG CTAGGAATGGGAAGTGCCCTTGAAACACTATGTGGGCAAGCGGTTGGTGCAGAACAGTATGATACACTTGGAATATATCTGCAAAGATCATGCATTATAACACTTGTGTCTGCCTTATTCCTTTCACCTCTATACATTTTTACGTCGCCGATTCTAAAGCTGCTTCGACAAGATGAAAACATCTCAAAACTTGCTGGAAAATATGCTCTTTGGGTGATTCCTCAGTTATTTGCGTATGCATTGAATTTCCCTCTTCAAAAGTTTCTTCAAGCACAGAGCAAAATATGGGTCATGAGCGTAATTTCGTTAGTTGTGTTGGTATTTCACGTTATTTTGAACTGGATATTCGTGACCAAACTTGGGATGGGCTTGCTTGGTGCCGCTTTCGCAGAGAATGTATCTTGGTGGCTCGTGGTGTTGGCGCAAATTGGTTATGTAGTATGCGGTTTCTTTCCCGAATCATGGACTGGATTCTCTTCATCGGCTTTTAAGTCCCTGTTCAGCTTTCTGAAGCTGTCGCTTGCATCGGCTGTCATGCTTTG CTTGGAGCTATGGTATTATACTCTGGTGATCCTTATGGTCGGCTGGTTAAAGAATCCGGAAATTGCAGTTGATGCCATATCCATTTG CATGAATCTGGAGATTTGGACATTGATGTTCACTCTTGGTTTCAATGCTGCAGTCAG CATTCGAGTTTCCAATGAACTAGGAGCCAATCATCCCAAAGCTGCAAAGTTCTCTGTAATAGTGTGCGTGATTACATCGACAGTATTTGGATGCATATTCACAGCAGCCATTCTTGCAACTAAGAATGTCTATCCGTTAATATTTTCTAATAAAAAAGAGGTCATAGAAGAGACATCTAAGTTGGGTTACTTCTTGGCAGCAACCATTTTCCTTAACAGCATTCAACCTGTACTCCACG GAGTGGCAGTAGGAGCAGGGTGGCAATCATCAGTTGCGCTAATAAACGTTGGATGCTACTATCTTTTTGGTCTTCCTTTTGGAGCATTACTcggttacaaatttaaacaaggtgtCAAAGGGATCTGGTTGGGGATGTTAGCCGGTTGTCTTCTTCAAACGATTATATTAATCCTATACGTTCTTCGAGCTAATTGGAGTAGAGAG GCGATGAAAGCTGAGGCACGGCTCAAGTCCTATTCTGAATCATCTTTGCCTCAACCTGAGAAAGCGCAAGGTGGAATGATGGTGGAAGACTAA